The genomic stretch GCAGGGTCTCGAACCGAGCCCAACACCCGCTCGGACCAGTCCACCCGCGGATGCTCGGTGCCTACCGCAAAACCCAGCTCGAATCGGGACAGGTCGAAGGCAACGAGATAGACGAGCGCCTCTCTTTCCACCTCGTCCAGCTGGGAGACGACGTCCCGGTGGTGGGCGAAAATGTCGGCGTCGATGAGATCGGGCCGCACCACGCTGACGTAGACGCCTGGCTGGCTCCGAGCTTCGTGCCACCGGCCCGCTACCACACCCTCGTTGCTGAGGTCCTCGACCGAAAGACCCAGATCGCCCTGTCCGATACGGACGTCCTGGTAACGCGCGTCCATGCGGGCGGGGCCGGGACCGTCGGGTAGCGCGGGCTCGTCGGTCAGCGCGGCCGGGTCTCGCGTGATCTCGGAGGTGTCCAGGTAGGCGTCCTGGAACAGGTTTTGGCGCACGAAGATCGTGATTTGCTCCCCTTGCCATACGTTGTCGCGAAGAAAGTCCGTTGCCCACTCGAGCGTCGTGCGGCGGCCCGGCACGGGCAGCCGAAGGTTGATCTCCTCGTCGCACAGCGACAGGTAAGGTGTCGCCGTCTGATCCGTGCTCGCGAGGGGCAGAGGAGCTTTGTCGGACCACAGGTCACAGGAGCGTTTTCCCAAGGTGTCCACCATCGTCAGACCGTCGGGGTAGTCGGCCTCGACCGTCAGGTCCTGGCTCTTCGGACGGTTGTTCACGATGTGATAAGAGCTCGTGCGGCCGTCGGCCCACGCGACCGTCAACACGTACCAGCTGTTTATCACCGGATTGAGGTTGACCAGCGAGACACGTTTTACCGACGCGTCCTCCGCGGTGAATTCGAGCGATGTCGTGTGACGAAACGGCTGCAGCTCCAGGACGCTCTTGACGCGGTTTGCCTCGTAAGCCTCGCGTTGGCGCTCCAGTAATGCTGGATCGATGAGAGGAATCGGCAGGCGCGTGGGTAGCTCCGGCGCTTCCAGCTCGATTTCCGACGGGGGTGGTTCAGGTGAAGGTTCTCGAGTCTCGACCGAAGCCCGACGGAGCAGGCGTTCCCGGAGCTTCTGCCATTCGACCTCGCTCAGCTGGGAGCGCGCGCTCGTAATGGCGAGATGGAAAGCGACGGACAAGACGAGGACCGCGATGAGAGCGGCCACCGCAAGCGCGGCGCGGAACGTCCATCGAAGCAACCACCGGAGCATCAATCCATCATAGCAAGCCGCCGTAGAGCTCAGCCGTAGTAAGAGAACATCAACGAGTGGATCTTGAAGCCTTCAGGGCCCTGAATCAGGAGAAGAACGAGTTTTCCCCGACGCGTCTCCCCTTCGTCCGTCAGCACGAAATCCGCCCAGACGCTCGCGAGCTTCCCCTGGCGGTCGATCCGAACGTTCTCCAGCTGCTCTTGGATATCGCGGCCGCCATCGAGATAGGACCTCTGCGCGTCGTAGAACTCCTCGAGCGTGCGCTCGCTCACGCTTCCATCCTCGCCCGTCGAGGCGACGGTGAAATGAGGTAGGAAGAGTTTCTTCCATTCGGGGAGCGTCTCCCGGCGGTACAGGCCGACGTAGTCTTCGACGACCTTCTCGAGGTCCGAAGCCGGTGCCGCGAGCAACGTCGCCGGAAGTACGAAAAACGCTGCGAGTTTCACGAGCATGCGTCCCCTCCGGAAAGCATCTTACTGCGAGCCCGACAGGTGGGAGAAGGGAAACGCAGATGCAGGCCGACAAGGCGCACGTCTCGCGTCACTCCCCGGTCATCGCTTCAGGCTGCACTTCGACGGATCCGGCGCCGGCGAAATCTCCACCGAAAGCAAGGGCCCCGGTCAGGCGTCGGTGACGCATCACGGCGAAGTGTTTTGCTCAAGTCTAGCCTGGCCGAGATAGAACCATTTTTCGCTGATGTGGCGAAAGTAGGACCCCGTGAGGGTGTTGCGGGTAGTCGTGGCAGCGTCGTCCTGAGTGCTGAACAAGCTGTTGAAATCGATTTAGATCTGGCGCCGCTCGGTTGTTTCGCGCACCGATGTGTCGAGGTTGTACTGCGTGGCGCCGTT from Vicinamibacteria bacterium encodes the following:
- a CDS encoding nuclear transport factor 2 family protein — its product is MLVKLAAFFVLPATLLAAPASDLEKVVEDYVGLYRRETLPEWKKLFLPHFTVASTGEDGSVSERTLEEFYDAQRSYLDGGRDIQEQLENVRIDRQGKLASVWADFVLTDEGETRRGKLVLLLIQGPEGFKIHSLMFSYYG